One Podarcis muralis chromosome 1, rPodMur119.hap1.1, whole genome shotgun sequence genomic window carries:
- the LOC144324927 gene encoding uncharacterized protein LOC144324927, with protein sequence MAPKKVSTPKDALARLATSAKRPIRGPSQALRTSAPRQPVGRVQSLVASMAGDPEALSRFAADMDGFLQQCSSRPSTSARPPHPVGSSSPASSASSENEREGLSAGGVGVDSQLTQPHRLPATRGRSRGPRRSSGRAARGKTPVAASTRRAVLTQPADEVASVSGTSLVVSPHSAPGTSQLSPDSESSIGGSRPVPAREYSGAPSSSRQDPDSGSSIEDSLPVPSRRSSGGNRRRRRSSWRHAKRRRDDSSSSYTGTSSSSSDGEADSSIELYWGFGEAASGLPRWAWQRRANTHRARYGAVQECKDGVLVPDVKVSTNSTRDVIPGSHLSTKLRARILNGRYVEIFKLAPPSEDQERVSSSRRRTGVPSADKTFERWLDCFQVFAGVVMAAYPRRSLHLLVYLSIVRSAFTKAGEKAAIKYDENFRRRAAKIPSARWDRKDLDVWTTYVAPLIDKKVPEQQKMRPGTFKTARRLTCWDFNKGSCQRQGCKFAHMCDRCNGLHPASSCYSGRRPFRGGKGGSQQTPKATPSASTPGTGK encoded by the exons ATGGCTCCAAAGAAAGTTTCAACACCAAAGGATGCTTTAGCCCGCCTTGCCACATCTGCAAAACGGCCGATCAGAGGCCCATCACAGGCGCTTCGCACATCTGCTCCAAGGCAGCCAGTGGGTCGGGTACAATCCTTGGTGGCATCCATGGCCGGTGATCCAGAAGCCCTATCTCGCTTTGCAGCGGATATGGACGGCTTTCTTCAGCAATGCTCCAGTCGGCCTTCCACGTCTGCAAGGCCGCCGCATCCAGTGGGGTCATCATCACCGGCCTCGTCTGCTTCTAGCGAGAATGAAAGAGAAGGGTTATCGGCTGGGGGCGTGGGAGTGGATTCCCAATTAACCCAGCCTCATCGCTTACCTGCTACTCGCGGCCGTTCTCGGGGGCCACGCCGTTCCTCTGGGAGGGCCGCAAGGGGAAAAACCCCTGTAGCAGCTTCCACCCGCCGTGCTGTGCTCACTCAGCCTGCGGATGAGGTGGCTTCGGTTTCGGGTACCTCACTTGTTGTTTCTCCTCATTCAGCTCCAGGTACATCACAGCTGAGCCCTGATTCTGAGTCTTCCATCGGTGGCAGTCGACCAGTTCCTGCCAGGGAGTACTCGGGCG CCCCAAGTTCTTCACGCCAGGACCCTGACTCCGGGTCCTCTATTGAAGATAGCTTGCCAGTGCCATCCAGGAGGTCATCAGGTGGAAATCGTCGCCGCAGGAGATCTTCGTGGAGGCACGCAAAACGGAGGAGGGACGACTCGTCGTCCTCTTATACCGGTACGTCTTCCTCTAGTTCTGACGGTGAGGCAGATAGTTCTATCGAGCTTTACTGGGGCTTTGGCGAAGCGGCCTCGGGGCTTCCGAGGTGGGCTTGGCAACGTCGGGCCAACACGCATCGGGCTAGGTATGGGGCAGTACAGGAATGTAAGGACGGCGTTTTGGTCCCCGACGTTAAGGTTTCTACCAATTCCACCAGGGACGTCATCCCAGGTTCACATCTGTCAACTAAGTTGCGAGCTAGGATTTTGAATGGCCGTTACGTTGAGATTTTTAAGCTGGCCCCTCCTTCGGAGGACCAGGAGAGGGTGAGCTCTTCAAGGAGGCGCACTGGTGTGCCCAGTGCAGACAAGACTTTCGAACGTTGGCTCGATTGTTTCCAGGTCTTTGCTGGAGTGGTCATGGCGGCGTATCCGCGGAGATCTCTTCATTTGCTAGTTTACTTATCTATTGTTCGCTCTGCTTTCACTAAAGCGGGTGAAAAAGCTGCGATCAAATATGATGAGAATTTCAGGCGTAGGGCGGCTAAGATTCCCTCGGCCCGATGGGATCGTAAAGATCTTGATGTGTGGACCACTTATGTGGCTCCGCTCATTgataaaaaggtgccagaacagcAGAAAATGAGGCCAGGGACCTTTAAAACAGCACGTCGCCTAACATGTTGGGATTTTAATAAGGGTTCTTGCCAGCGCCAGGGGTGCAAATTTGCTCACATGTGTGATAGGTGCAACGGTTTGCACCCTGCTTCTTCTTGTTATTCTGGCAGGCGGCCCTTTCGCGGAGGGAAAGGGGGTTCTCAGCAAACCCCCAAAGCAACCCCCTCTGCTTCAACCCCGGGGACAGGAAAATAA